One Phocoena phocoena chromosome 5, mPhoPho1.1, whole genome shotgun sequence genomic window, TTActtttcaataaaaatggaaCACTACAACATAACTGAATCTTACCTCCAGCCAGCACCTAGGGCAAGGCTACTATCCCGATGAACTGTCACACTGGAATCATTTAGAGTCAGTTTTTCTATAGCACTCTTCAGGTTATTATATTCAGATTGGTCTATAGGGTACATTCCTGGGGACACAATGATTTCTAATTATCACATGTGAAACGCTGCCTAGAAAAGCTAATATGCACTGCTGCCAAGTTCAAAATTAATCGCTTagcttttaaattactttctgtATTTCACTGACCAAAATACTGGTTTGctaagaaaactataaatacTAAGTTAAATCGGCTTAAAAGTATTTTGCGAGTTTCATAAACTTTGGATTTACCACTAGATTCACACTCAAAGTGATGTTTTTGCTTTtgcaaaaaatacagagaaaacaaaaaagaaccatgGGAATTAAGCCTATCAAGAAAATACATTgtgtttattttaagaaacaaaagtgCAAGACATCCACAACCACAAATGAAATTCCATTAGCAGATAAAAAGCAGaggtagaaatgaaaacaagaactACTGATTCATCAGATTCTCTTTCACCTCAAACCCAAGTCCTCACCTCTTAAGTTCTTCAAAATCCAGATGACTGACTTTGTCTTAACAGGGGCAGGGAGAGTTAAACAACATTTATAATTCCCAATGAGAAatacaaaagggagaaaacaaggaATGGATACCCAGTACAGAGTAACCAGATGACCTTCAATCAGGTCTTCCTTTTTCAAATGTATGTAATATGATGCAGAAATAAGAGGTTCTGAAGTTATGCATACATGAGGTGACACTCTTCTCTGCCATGCCTACACTagtataatacagtattaaagAAAGGCCAGCTAAGGGGAAGGCAGTCAGTAAATGTCCACTGATAATTAGTAATAAAAACATCCTAATTAGGAAAGTATTTCAAACACAATGACCTACTCTCTAGTGAAACAAGAAGGAAGTTCATATTACTCTTCCAAGATATCAGAGGGCTTGTTTAAAAGGTTAATTTTTAAGAAGTCctaaaaaaatttaggaaattatCTCCCACATAAAGTTTCACCATACATATGCAATTAACTGCTATGTAAACAGCAcacccacaaaaaaaaattaagaaaaacagagtAACTGTTATTTTAACAGGAATTAGCTGATCTTTAAAATGagtatttctaataatttttatttcaatttagaGTAAGCTGGCCCTTATCCTTTGAATATGTGCGCTCCTCACCTGCAAATACCATTGGCTTCGCtgatttaaacccaggcaagGGTTCCACTGGTtgtttatgtaaatataatgtaTCTCCTATTTGTGCTTCAGTGACATCTTTCATCCCAGCAATCAGATAGCCCACCTGTCCTGCatatctaaataaaattattatatggaaatatttactgttttcatGTTTCATGTGCACACTCACAATTAGCTCTACTCTTCTAGGAAATGATCACACTTTCCAAACAAAACCTCATCAAACTGAAACTAAGTGCTACATATCAATTCTCAACTCTAAGATTCGTCAGCAAAAGAACATCCCATGCCTTACAATCCATTACCAAGGACCTCTGCAATACAATAAGCCTAGGGACCTTCCTAATGACTCTGCCCACCTCTGCACATTAAACAACAGTGAAACTGATAAATGCAGAAACATAAAACGCTCcttgtaatatttgttttattagtGAATTATATTacaaatgtcctttaaaaaagaaaagaacaattttaACCAAGCAAAAAAATGTGAACTCTCAACAAATCTGATTATCTGTTTGATGTGCCTCTTGCAGGAAGAGCAAATCCAAGATTTCAGagttgtagctttttttttttttttaaagcaaacttcCTAAATGATAATTTCCATTTAGGATGAGGTACAAAAATCTTTACTAAAGATGCAGTAATTGTCAATATATATGCGACACAATATAGACAGActttgcatagcacagggaattatagccattatcttgcaATAACTCTTaatgtataatctataaaaatactgaaccataatgctgtacgcctgaaactaatataatactgtaaatcaactatacttaaataagaATATAGacagattttagaaatatttgagaaaattacAATAGACTTTATGACTTTCAATTAcctaaaaaaatgacaaaatagtgCAGTTTTAGACATACAACATTAAACTATCAATTGTGACCTATATAGTCACCCGGATCATATCCTGAATTTGACAAATGATGAAACAAAGACCTTAGAAAACTATGTGCCCAAGGTAATCTATCTTAGTGTCTGGGGTACTGATggaataggcactcaataaatatttgttttataagtgAACTCAGAACTTAGTTTTATAATGTACACTACCTTGCTAACCTCAAACGCCATACATTCTTGTTAATCAAAGTTTTACCATGAATTCCACACTAAAGAAAACAATTATCGAATTTTCCTTCACTATTTTATGTTGAAAAATctaattacaaaaaaattaaatgtcaaaaATTGATACCCAGTATGGATATGGATATGGATGAGAGAATTATCTCTTTCACTATCTCATCAAGTACATCAATGTTGGACCCAGTCTGGAACCAGAATATAAAATTAGTTGTGGCTagtcaaaaggaataaaaaaatacatcaaatcCCTACTGTCCCTCACACATGAGATTCTTTTTCAAAGAGGATTCACTATGGAGCTGCATTCAAtaatcaggttttgttttttttctaagttaCCAAATTGGGATCATTCTAAGCGCACCAAGTTAAGAAAGGCTGTGACAGAAACACATACAAGTGTCTTTTAATTACTAATGCAGATTACTTACAGTTTGTGAGTTGGCTGCTCATTAGGATTCAGAACTCCTACTTCGTTAACTTCATATGTCTTTTGAGTATGCGCAGATACAATTTTATCTCCTTTGGAAACCACTCCATCAAATAATGCTACATTGGCAATCACACCCCTATACTGGTCAAAGGTGGAGTCAAATACCAAAGCTCTCAAGGGATTTTTGCGATGCACTTTAGgactattaaaaataagtaaagaacaaacactaataaattaaatttaaataataaataaattaaaatcttacTATAATGCCTTTTTAACTCAAATATTATGCTTAATTTATTCTAGTACAGTTGATTAACTGACAGCTAAAATAAAAGGACCTTTCTATAAGGTATAATGCCTATATTAGTTTTAATTTGACCtcaagttttaaatatattttaaatgactgtttttaaattacttatgaaactgattaaatatatttgttcaggattaagaaaaaacaataattacCAATGTATTCAAGTCTATTGCAGTAATTGTTAAGAGATCCCtatcatccttttttcttttatttttctatactgtATTTGCCTTCTATatgttactaaaaataaattaaaaatttattctcaCTGACTGCAAAGAGTACATTTGCCATAGCTACTAAGCTAAAATAGCAGATCAAACTGATGGACCTTGTACTGTTAAACAAATAGTATAAAAAGGGCAAAATACATACGGGGGTATTCTTTTGATGACTGCCTGAAGAACACTTTCAACATTCGTTCCAAGTTTAGcagaaatctaaaaatatgtatgtgaaaCAAACACTGAAAAAGTTAAGACTTCACTTTTCTATCCTTGTGACTGAGCTTTATaattagaagggaaaaagaaCTCTAAAAGTTATCAATTTGCTTGAAGAACTTGGTAAAAGGAAGCACAAAGCATATAACATATCAACAACTGCCCTTCCATTACAGTTAGGTGATTCTCTGGTATTAAATTACAAAAGCATTCTGATTATGGTATTGAAAGAACAGCGGACTAAGAGTTCAAAAAAATCTGGGTTATAATCATCACTCCACATGTAATAAATGACTTCAGACAATACACATTTCTTTAAGCTTCAAATTCTTCATCTGATAAATGAactgatttttcatattttacctAAACCTCAAGGATGCTGTGTGAATAAGCAACATTTGTGGATATCAAACAGGTAACTATAGGGCATATTATTACTATTGTACTCACACTGAAAATACAGGTCAAAAGACTCAAAACACATGTGCATTTGACTCACCTTTGTCATTACCAGTAATTGAACTTATCTCTGAAATCTTTATTTCAAACCCAATTCCATGAATACTTCCTCTTACCCTTTAAAGTCCCTCTAGATCAGAGTTTCTCAACTCCACACTAAGGACATTTTGGGCTGTTCTATGAACTGTAAGATGCTTAACAGTATCCATGGATTCTCATCTACCCacaagatgccagtagcaaccatCTCCCAGTGTGACAACAAAAAAGGacttcagacattgccaaatgtttccTAGGGGCAAAACTACCCCCTaatgagaaccactgctttagactCTAGTACATTCTTTGCAACAATCCTTTAAGATCACAACCTCTAATCCACTGAataggctacttttttttttttcattatccattcaccCCCTGCCTCTTTTCCCAGCTGAGACTCCAAGGGTCAACTGTTTGTAATCACTCTGTTTAACTACTTTTTATTCTCTATCCTAAGCAGTTGGTAAAACCTCAACTGTGACTGCATCCAACTATGTGCCTTTTCTATGCCTATAATCAGAGCAGCTTAACATTGCTGGAGAAAAGTCAAGTAACTGGTCTGGTTGGTTTCTGTAAGTTCATGGCCACAGATCTCAATGTGCAGTTAACATTTCCTGGTAGTCCCAGGACACATCCCTTACTAAATTCACATTGTCGCTCATTAAGACAATTCACACCACCTTCCTTTTCAATCTACACATTTTCCCTATGGCCGATTCACTCTCAGATACGGTTGCCTCTTACTTCatttaaggaaacagaaaacatcaaAAACTCCTTTACCCAAACATACAAATCCATCTGCACCTGTATACACAACCTCTTTGCCTTCTCTCTTGTTACAATCTATATTCTCACCTCTCTGAAAACTCAATCCTTGCATCCTCCTCTTCTGAATCCTACTCTCTAATCCTTCTAAAATTCTTACTCAAAACCCCCTACAAATTGATAATAATGTAGTGTAGTCTGGCTTCTAGGACCTCTTTTTCTACCTACACTTCCTCCCTAGGAAACGGCATCCATTTCTGTGGCCTCAGTACTACATACATGCTAGAGACTCTTAAATATCTTCGACTCAGCCCTCTCCACAAATGCCAGAATTGTAGATTTATGCAATATCTCTACTTGGATGTCTAATAGAAATTTCAAACCCACTATGTCCAAAACAGAGCTTTTCATTTTCCCACTATGTCTGTTCCTCCCCAAGTCCTCTCCATATTAACAAATACCAGTATTCAACCAGTTGCTCAAATCCAAACCCTCCATGATTCTTTATTTCACTTCCTTACACATAACACACCAGCAAAATCTACTGTATCCACAAAATACACATCAAATTTGCCCACTTCTTCAACATCAGCAGCACATACTTAGCCACCACCATTTTGCACCTGGGCTACTACTACAAGCTGGTTTCCCCTTATCTCCTCTTAcccttttttaatccattctctaTAAGGCAACCTGAATGATCAGCttattttcctctcttgctttaaaattctttcattatcttaaaaattttaaacccttTAGCACAGCAAGAGTCCCAGAATGACTTGATTCCCACCTAACCTACAAAGCCGTTTCATCTAACttgccttctttctgttccttaaaCATGCCAAACCTTGCCAAACATGCCAAGCCTTTACACTTGCTCCTTCCTCTTCCAGAAATGCATTTCTCCCAACTCTTCATTTCTTCAAGTCTCAGTTCATCAGAGAATTCCCTAAGTTACTCTGCATCACAGCTCTTCTCTGAGAAAAAGACTTTTTTCATTGTTAAGTATGGTAATTCCACCTGGAACAATACACTCCATTAATGTATTTCCTTGATAACATATGTCTCATTCAATAATTACTATACTTACTTCTCTTTTTACTTATTCAATGAGTGCCTCCCCAAGCAGAATATAAACATGAGACAGAGGTCTTGCCTGTACTATTCACTGCTATTGTCCCTAGCTGGCACACACCAAATTAAGTATATGAAtgaattttgtaaatatttattaaaatctgaacagttaactatacttcaatataacaTAATCCAAGTCATGATACCATAATTTCAGAACTGCCTTACAATGAGGTCCCTCTTCATAATAAAAACCATTAAATTCTACGTatatatccaagaaaaaaaattattgctttttCTAGTTATTACCAAGTTTATATAATCATCCaatgtgtaaaaattaaaaaaaacaaaccaaaaaaacccacttcaTCAGCTGAAACTTGCTTTTTCAAAACTCAGACAAGATTGAAAGTGGAAGCTAAACATTATATTACTGCACTGACAGACTTACTACACAAGCATGTAGCACAGCACAGTTCAGTGATGGCTATTTAACACCTAAAGCAccatttaaaaggtaaatttaaaaattcaaatttaaaatagtatcaactctgatataaataaaatctatttccaAGAATGATATGTACATATGCCTTGAAATTAGTCTGACCCTGCTCTTCAAAGAGAATATTTCCATAGAGGCAAAATGGCATACAAGAAATAATACTATAAAGAGGTTCAGGAGGCCTACATTTTAGTCCTGGCACATTAGCTAACTAGGTCTATAACCTTAAGAAAGTGATAGAATCTTTGACTCTTAGTCTTTTCAACTGTATCATAAGAGTAATTTCTATCTGTCCTAACCATATAATAGGGATTTTTGGCAAAGATCAAATGAAATATCAGTAAAAAGAACTTTGtagaaatgtaagataataaTATACTTAGGCCAATTACCTGAGATTTTTGAAAGTAAAACCaagtcttctaaaaaaaaaagagtattttacCTTAATACATTCATCACTTGGAATATCAAACaccttttcaatttgtttttcaaCCCTTTCAGGATCAGCATTCTTCAGAtctatcttaaaaagaaaaattcattatgtcttaatataattaaattaaaatgtgttatttattaGTGGTATTTGGAGATAGATAAAAGCATACCTGCTTTTAAACTAACTGACccctttatgattttattttcaaaagtattaaaataagaataatctaGAAAAAGGCAATATAATTTTAACAAGCATGGCCACTGAAAATAGGCAGACAGCAGAGCAAGCATGAAACTGAGGCAGTTAGCTATTCAAGGCAGAAGAGTTCAATAACACCATGTAAACCGATTTTATAAGTTAGATATAACTTATAAAAACAAACTGTCTCACCTATAAGCAACCTTGCTTCTTTTAAACCTAACTTcaatatcagaaaataaaactgaatgccATGCAGATTTTTAACTGActcttaatttattaattttaaaatataaaagtaagcCTTATCAACACTGCTCAATTTAGCACTTAACTGTTAAGTGTCCTGTGTTACACTGTTTCATCCTAGTTCAtaaggtccttttcttttcctttatatggTTTAGTCCAACACTATTGTGCCTGCCCTGCCCTTTACTACAGAAACAGCCCCCCATCACTCCATGTAAGTCAGGGAGACCATCTTCTCAACTACATGCCAGGGTATAGGAGTTTGAGTTGCAATTTTATCATATgcaattcaaagaaataaatccCACCAATATACAACTGACCCTTGAATAACAAGAGTTTCAACCACACAGGTCCACTTGtgtgcagattttttttcaataaatatgtaaaaatacacTTGTAGAACATCATGTGCAAGACTTGTATTGAGTGGATAGCCTATCCCTAGCAAAGGCATAAGATGAGtgatatttaacataaaattaataatgtgttggttttcttactgttttataactttgctttcaaagaattacattaccaTACAGTATGCCTCTCATAACTGGAGAAACTGCATATCAGCCTATAAttatatataagcatattttttaaatgtagcaaTGTTTCCAATACTGTTATGAATGTGACTGTAATACTGTATGCCATAAAAACTTTATAAGgattcattcattagtgtatTTGCTAGGTTTCCATGAAGCAATCACATACAGTATCACaccataaagcaatcatattTCTGCTTCATTATCAATGTGTGAATCATTATACCTGCAAATGAATATAAAGTTCTTTTTCAcagtatgttttaattttttgatgtctGGTGTCAGTAATACATAACATCTACGGTGTTTTGTATCACCTAAGACAATATTGATGTAAGTACTGAGAGATGATTCACCTTATAAACAGATGACATAAACTTAGGGTATTGATAAATAGAGtactgtaaatatattttctcctccttatgattttcttagcattttattttctttagcttactttattgtaagaatataGTATACAATACATATAactacatataacatacaaagtaTGCATTAAGAGACTGTTTAAGCTACTGGTAAGGCTTCGGCCAACAGCAGGCCATTAGTAGTTAAGTTTGTGGGGAGTCAAAAGTTACACGCAGATTTTTGACTTTTCCTTTATATAGTTTACAAAGTAGAATAATAAATAGCACTGTTGTGCTAACAAATTACCTTGTTTATGACTGGAATTACCGATAGCTGTGCttcaaaagcaagaaagaagtTTGCTACAGTTTGGGCTTGAATACCCTGGAAATAACAAGACACAAGGCACTAAGATGATCATTCCACCATTTACGGCAAAAGTTGTAATTCAAGACCATTCCACACATCCTCATCAAAAGCAAAGGTACAAGGCAAACTATGGTATCTATACTTCCATGCATCTGGATCATTCCCTGTGAAAATGTCTTTCAGTTCAGGAAATGTTTTTTAGAGGGCACTGTATTAGGCTTTGGAGACAAAGCAGTAAAACACAGATCCTTAAAGACCTCTAAGCCTCCCAAAGGACTCTTGTGACACATTTTGTAAAGCCCAGTATATGTATGTAAGGTAGAGACTGACTCTCCCTGACAGGCTCAGGGAAGATttaacacaacaacaaaaaaatctttggGTTTTGAATGAAGAGTCTGTGAGAAACTGAAACATATCAAAAGCTTACTTTAAATACTATATCATAGCTCTTATATTCTCATCTCAATATGTTATTATAGTTATATTTATACCAGAGAACTTGGTAATGTTATTGACATGTTTCtttaaacctaacacttaccaaATTATTACCTTAAAAACACCCCAAATGACctcaaaaataaagatttattttcaagTTCTGCTAAAAAATTGAAACCTCAGATTAAGAACTGCTTAAAATTGAGGTTTTTTTGGTAGGATGTATATATAACATGACATACTTCAAAAATCTCTTGAACAATTcctcttaacatttttaaaagaatgaactagTCAACTTCACAGACAACTTTAGTGtaataaaacttcaaattaaCAGGACCAAAACATAactttaagtaataaaataaatcttattttcttcAAACACAAAAATTCTATTTCCCAAAGCATTTTAAGGAAAACCCTGGAACAACCAAGTAGCATATCACATCATATAAAATTAAAGTACCTACCTCATTTGCATCCACCACAAGTAAAACACCCTGGCAAGCTGAGAGTGACCTGGATACTTCATAACTAAAATCAACATGGCcctgagaaacaaaaaatattaatccCTCTAAGTGTTGGAGTTTAAATGTTTCTTAGGGAGGGGCACTATGGTAAATCTATTGACTCCACTGGATAAAAAGTTAATAGGTTTCTTTTTTAGCCTGTGCTTGTGAAACAACTGACACGAACATAAGAACactgagaaaacaaaaagcaaagtgaGGTGTTTAATGTTCAGTTCAAAACCTGAAAAAAGGATTTGTTTGCAGTATTAATACAAGGTTGACTttaacaatagagaaaaaaattgatattaaATTTACCGGTGTATCGATGAGATTTAAAAGGTACTGCTTTCCTTCATAATCATAGAAGAGAGACGCTGTCTGTGCTTTAACAGTGATTCCTCTTTCTCGTTCCACTTGCAATTTATCAAgaacttgtttattattttttgttttatcaattGCCCCTATaaatacaaatgtttattgataTTTCTGAGCTTTTAAAAAGAGACAATACTGCATATACAATTAAaaccaaacttttaaaaagcatggtAAAATTATCAATTATTCATTGCCATTAATTAGGtatagaatataaaatgaaaatacctgTTAGTTCCAGGAGCCTGTCTGCTAAAGTACTTTTGCCATGATCCACATGTGCAATGATACTGAAATTTCTAGTGTTTTCAACAGGGAATCTAGACATATCAATTTTTTCCTAGAAAGGGGAGAGACATATTACATTTATGAATATAAATTGTGCACAATATGAAACAAGTATACtaaattaaagaattttcttttagtcttcttagaacaatttcatttatagcatttatattgtttatattatTCCTCTGACAGTAAAGAGGCATATGGCTAAAGTCGTATTACAAGAAATGGATTACAACAGGACCATCAAAAACATTGGTTTCATTGTCAAAGGTGACCATATAGCTAAATAAAAGTCTCATAATATTTCCATCACTCGAGGGCCAATGAGGAACTGAATGTACTTTCATGAATGGAGAACACAAGATACGTAGAACTCCTCTACAGCcttagagcagcggtccccaacctttttcgcaccagggaccggtttcatggaagacaattgtTCCATGGaagggggggcagggggaggttcAGGCAGCCATGCGAGTGATGAGGAGCGATGCGGgtcggcagatgaagcttcccccctgctggacctcacctcctgctgtgcggcccagttcctaacaggcctcagACCAATGCTACCACTGCCTTGGAGCACCTGGTCTAACAAAATCTCTTGAAACAAAAAAGCTACAGAGAAgctgaaagaataaaaggaaaagttttcGCCCCCATCACATATTTAATCAACAGTCTACTTAAAAATCTGCGCTCCTAGTAGAGCCTTCAGAAGTTTAATTTAGATGATTTTGTTATTTGACAACTtctttggagagagagaaggaaaaaatatgaccacatcaggaaaaaaagcctctttttttatcattttaattcttaaaatattttgaaaagttaacTTCTGATTTTTAGTTGCATACACCTTTACTGTTTTACTGAGACTCACTGCAAATTGCTAAAAACTGGTATTTAAGCAGATATGTCAGTTTTTTGTActcaaaacatttcatttttccaaTCAAATTTTTATCTCctaaccagcaaaaaaaaaagtgaaattacaaTGAAATACACAACTCTCATGAGcttaagtttccttttttttgtaaGTGCTCCAATACAAGGCACACAATAAGAGTGCAACTACATCTGAAAGGAATTCTGCAAAAAAACTAAACCTGATTTGTTTGCCCCGTGGATTTCCCCCCCACCATTCAATTCAAAAGATATACAGCCCTGCACCATTTTTAATATCTGGGAATTGCAACATaaatccattttacattccacagGCATTTTAGAAAAGGGTAAAACCGAATAACTATAGTCTTTTTTATCCGCAGTTACTCATAACTTGCATTCAGTTACTTTACTGCCTAAACTGTTATCTCTTCACAGTTATCAGACAGTATAGTTTTTAAGAGTCGCTGGAGCCCCACCTCCTCCAACCACAGGAATAGTTAGAACTGCACAAGCCTGCTCCGGCTGAGGCTAAacgaaataataaaacaaacagaagctaAGGCATACCCAGCACTCCTTACAGTCTACGTACTGGGCTAAAAGGTCTGTGCCTTACACCGCGCAAGCCTCACAAACAGCCATTCGGAGTTTTATGAGCATCTCATTCAACA contains:
- the GUF1 gene encoding translation factor GUF1, mitochondrial isoform X1; this translates as MWTLAGQGCWRRSALAAWATRAARRGLPGPRPAPTRGAAAESKTPDRSYSSADRKEKIDMSRFPVENTRNFSIIAHVDHGKSTLADRLLELTGAIDKTKNNKQVLDKLQVERERGITVKAQTASLFYDYEGKQYLLNLIDTPGHVDFSYEVSRSLSACQGVLLVVDANEGIQAQTVANFFLAFEAQLSVIPVINKIDLKNADPERVEKQIEKVFDIPSDECIKISAKLGTNVESVLQAVIKRIPPPKVHRKNPLRALVFDSTFDQYRGVIANVALFDGVVSKGDKIVSAHTQKTYEVNEVGVLNPNEQPTHKLYAGQVGYLIAGMKDVTEAQIGDTLYLHKQPVEPLPGFKSAKPMVFAGMYPIDQSEYNNLKSAIEKLTLNDSSVTVHRDSSLALGAGWRLGFLGLLHMEVFNQRLEQEYNASVILTTPTVPYKAVLSSAKLIKEYREKEITIINPAQFPDKSKVTEYLEPIVLGTIITPDEYTGKIMMLCQARRAVQKNMMYIDQNRIMLKYLFPLNEIVVDFYDSLKSLSSGYASFDYEDAGYQTAELVKMDILLNGNIVEELVTVVHKDKAYSAGKAICERLKDSLPRQLFEIAIQAALGSKIIARETVKAYRKNVLAKCYGGDITRKMKLLKRQAEGKKKLRKVGNVEVPKDAFIKVLKTQSDK
- the GUF1 gene encoding translation factor GUF1, mitochondrial isoform X2 — protein: MWTLAGQGCWRRSALAAWATRAARRGLPGPRPAPTRGAAAESKTPDRSYSSADRKEKIDMSRFPVENTRNFSIIAHVDHGKSTLADRLLELTGAIDKTKNNKQVLDKLQVERERGITVKAQTASLFYDYEGKQYLLNLIDTPGHVDFSYEVSRSLSACQGVLLVVDANEGIQAQTVANFFLAFEAQLSVIPVINKIDLKNADPERVEKQIEKVFDIPSDECIKISAKLGTNVESVLQAVIKRIPPPKVHRKNPLRALVFDSTFDQYRGVIANVALFDGVVSKGDKIVSAHTQKTYEVNEVGVLNPNEQPTHKLYAGQVGYLIAGMKDVTEAQIGDTLYLHKQPVEPLPGFKSAKPMVFAGMYPIDQSEYNNLKSAIEKLTLNDSSVTVHRDSSLALGAGWRLGFLGLLHMEVFNQRLEQEYNASVILTTPTVPYKAVLSSAKLIKEYREKEITIINPAQFPDKSKVTEYLEPIVLGTIITPDEYTGKIMMLCQARRAVQKNMMYIDQNRIMLKYLFPLNEIVVDFYDSLKSLSSGYASFDYEDAGYQTAELVKMDILLNGNIVEELVTVVHNVKAYRKNVLAKCYGGDITRKMKLLKRQAEGKKKLRKVGNVEVPKDAFIKVLKTQSDK